One window of Nitrospirota bacterium genomic DNA carries:
- a CDS encoding substrate-binding domain-containing protein: MRCCKKVAANPGKIIFSQLIVLASTVILCLLLMSICLYAEDINGTIRVGGTGNALGSFKELGDAFQKLHPGVNIVILPSLGSTGGIKAVNAGALDLGLSSRQLKDAERIYGAADEEVARTPFVFVFYGKAGVVNLTLKDIAKMYTGETKNWPDGTPIRIILRPETDADTDLMKSMSPEMKEALGKAMSREGMTIAPSDQDCADALEKVPGSFGALTIGQIIAEKRAFNIVTLNGVAPGMKTFTEGKYPYYKSLFIVKGPKSIPVTNNFIEFVNSKEGKAILNKTGFLALSGK; the protein is encoded by the coding sequence ATGCGCTGTTGTAAAAAAGTTGCGGCTAATCCGGGAAAGATAATTTTCAGTCAGTTAATTGTTCTTGCATCAACAGTTATTCTTTGTCTATTGCTTATGAGCATATGCCTCTACGCGGAAGATATCAATGGGACAATCAGAGTGGGCGGGACAGGGAATGCGTTAGGAAGTTTTAAGGAACTGGGAGATGCTTTTCAAAAATTACATCCTGGTGTGAATATTGTCATTCTTCCAAGCCTTGGAAGCACCGGAGGCATAAAGGCGGTCAATGCGGGAGCGCTGGATCTCGGACTCAGCTCCAGGCAGCTAAAAGATGCTGAACGTATATACGGGGCCGCAGATGAAGAAGTAGCTCGGACCCCGTTTGTATTTGTGTTTTACGGTAAAGCAGGGGTTGTAAATCTTACGCTTAAGGACATTGCAAAGATGTATACAGGCGAGACGAAAAACTGGCCTGACGGCACGCCCATTAGAATAATATTGCGTCCTGAAACAGATGCAGATACCGACTTGATGAAAAGTATGTCTCCGGAAATGAAAGAGGCGTTAGGGAAAGCAATGTCGCGGGAGGGGATGACAATAGCCCCCTCGGACCAGGACTGTGCTGACGCATTGGAAAAGGTACCCGGTTCTTTTGGAGCATTAACGATCGGGCAGATCATAGCAGAAAAGAGGGCGTTCAACATTGTGACGCTGAACGGTGTAGCACCGGGTATGAAAACTTTTACTGAGGGAAAGTATCCTTATTACAAATCTCTCTTTATTGTTAAGGGCCCGAAGAGCATCCCGGTCACAAACAATTTCATCGAGTTCGTAAATTCAAAAGAAGGCAAGGCGATCCTCAATAAAACAGGGTTCCTTGCTTTGTCAGGGAAGTAA
- a CDS encoding DUF302 domain-containing protein: MSYYFNKILSTSFDEAVARVTERLKKEGFGILTEIDVQATLKKKLDVDFRKYRILGACSPSSAYKALLAEDKIGTMLPCNVIVQEISAGQVEVAAIDPIASMQAIQNPVLSEIAFQIQAKLKRVVESL, from the coding sequence ATGAGCTATTACTTCAATAAAATATTGAGCACATCTTTTGATGAAGCGGTTGCAAGGGTAACCGAGAGGCTGAAAAAGGAAGGCTTCGGAATTCTCACCGAGATCGACGTGCAGGCCACGCTGAAGAAAAAGCTGGATGTTGATTTCAGAAAATATAGAATCCTCGGCGCCTGCAGCCCGTCTTCTGCATACAAGGCGCTGCTTGCTGAAGACAAGATCGGCACCATGCTCCCTTGCAATGTGATCGTGCAGGAGATTTCAGCGGGACAGGTTGAAGTGGCTGCGATCGATCCTATTGCGTCAATGCAGGCCATTCAGAACCCGGTACTAAGCGAGATAGCTTTTCAGATCCAGGCAAAACTCAAAAGGGTGGTTGAGAGCTTGTAA
- a CDS encoding DUF4079 domain-containing protein — protein sequence MIDKQTIAYLRLVHGSFNTIMMLLFIYQGTLGLKIRRQRKAGGKPQFNIIKRHRKIGPILAVMGIAGFFAGVTLAYLDYGHLMKYPLHFIVGLDIALLISATFFISRKIKGPDPKWRNLHFSLGILILTLYPVQLFLGTGILF from the coding sequence ATGATAGACAAACAGACAATAGCATATCTGAGACTTGTGCACGGCTCTTTCAACACGATCATGATGCTTCTTTTCATTTACCAGGGCACGCTCGGATTAAAGATCAGGAGACAAAGAAAGGCAGGCGGCAAGCCGCAATTCAATATAATAAAACGCCATAGGAAAATCGGGCCGATACTTGCGGTAATGGGCATAGCCGGGTTCTTCGCCGGAGTGACCCTGGCCTATCTGGACTACGGACATTTAATGAAATATCCTCTGCATTTCATCGTCGGATTGGACATCGCGCTTTTGATCAGCGCCACATTTTTTATATCGAGGAAAATAAAGGGGCCTGACCCCAAATGGAGGAATTTGCATTTCAGCCTCGGCATATTAATTTTAACCCTTTATCCGGTCCAGTTGTTTTTAGGGACCGGGATACTTTTTTAA
- a CDS encoding type II toxin-antitoxin system HicB family antitoxin, producing METKKYVYWQDGGMWIGYLEEYPDYMTQGESLEELKENLKDIYNDLTSGAIPCVRKVAELQVS from the coding sequence ATGGAAACAAAAAAATATGTTTACTGGCAAGACGGTGGAATGTGGATTGGCTACCTGGAAGAATATCCGGATTATATGACGCAGGGAGAATCATTGGAAGAATTAAAAGAGAATCTCAAGGATATTTATAATGATTTAACCAGTGGCGCTATTCCCTGTGTGCGTAAAGTGGCCGAACTGCAAGTTTCGTGA
- a CDS encoding 2-oxoacid:acceptor oxidoreductase subunit alpha, whose product MDYSIKIGGEAGQGIQTVGDTLAKVFSRSGLHVFTHQDYESRIRGGHNFYQIRFADNPVTASRDGIDIVVAFDKESILLHEKELTENGLIIYDSATIPTPNPQSPTPSYFDVPFTNLAAEHGGNKIMANTVATGAVLGMLGMELNILFDIIKDTFRKKGEDVIKGNINAAAAGHAFAIKNCQRCSFNVRANGSSPLLLITGVEAIALGAIASGLKFYSAYPMTPSTGIMNYIADNEAEYSIIVEQAEDEIAAINMALGASFAGVRAMTGTSGGGFALMVEGLSLAGMTETPVVIALGQRPGPATGFPTRTEQGDLQFALYTAHGEFPRVIFAPGTPEQAFYLTNKAFDIAEKYQIPVIIIFDQYLSDSQWTFEGFDLPKMKYADYRLRGDIFKDLPEYKRHAFTQTGVTPLGIPGDAKHLVVTDSDEHDEEGHIVEDAETRMKMLDKRLFKKLPLIRQEIEPPFFYGNEGPEIVIAGWGSTYGVMKEAVNMFSNEKNIAMLHFSEIYPFPSTDKLDYLRILNNAKITICIENNATGQFARLMRAETGYDFKQRINKYDGRPFTADELLREINSSLSQT is encoded by the coding sequence ATGGACTACTCAATTAAAATAGGCGGTGAGGCCGGGCAGGGTATTCAGACTGTTGGTGATACTCTCGCAAAGGTGTTTTCAAGATCAGGTCTTCACGTCTTCACACACCAGGATTATGAATCACGCATAAGGGGCGGACATAATTTTTACCAGATCAGATTTGCCGACAATCCTGTTACCGCATCGAGGGACGGTATCGATATTGTGGTTGCGTTTGACAAAGAAAGCATATTGCTGCATGAAAAGGAGCTTACGGAAAACGGCCTCATCATTTACGATTCAGCAACGATTCCAACTCCCAACCCCCAATCCCCAACCCCCAGCTATTTCGACGTCCCATTCACTAACCTTGCAGCAGAACACGGCGGAAATAAGATCATGGCAAACACCGTAGCAACCGGAGCCGTGCTTGGAATGCTTGGGATGGAGCTGAATATATTATTCGATATCATCAAAGATACTTTCAGGAAAAAAGGAGAAGACGTTATAAAAGGCAATATCAATGCCGCAGCGGCAGGACATGCGTTTGCCATAAAGAATTGTCAGAGGTGTTCGTTCAATGTGCGGGCGAACGGCAGCTCGCCCCTGCTGCTGATAACCGGAGTTGAGGCGATAGCGCTCGGAGCAATTGCATCAGGCTTAAAGTTTTATTCAGCATATCCAATGACGCCTTCCACCGGAATCATGAATTACATCGCCGACAATGAAGCGGAATACAGCATTATTGTCGAGCAGGCGGAAGATGAAATTGCCGCGATCAATATGGCCCTTGGCGCGTCATTCGCCGGAGTGAGGGCCATGACCGGAACATCCGGCGGCGGGTTCGCGCTCATGGTGGAAGGGCTTTCACTCGCGGGGATGACAGAGACGCCGGTTGTCATCGCGCTTGGACAGAGGCCCGGACCGGCCACAGGTTTTCCGACGAGGACGGAGCAGGGGGATTTGCAGTTTGCCCTTTACACCGCCCACGGAGAATTTCCCAGGGTGATCTTTGCGCCGGGAACACCTGAGCAGGCTTTTTATCTGACTAATAAAGCTTTTGATATTGCCGAAAAATATCAGATACCCGTTATCATTATTTTTGACCAGTACCTATCTGATTCGCAATGGACATTTGAAGGATTTGATCTACCCAAAATGAAATATGCTGATTACAGATTGAGAGGAGATATATTCAAGGACCTTCCTGAATACAAACGCCATGCGTTTACACAGACAGGCGTGACGCCTTTGGGAATCCCCGGCGATGCAAAACATCTGGTTGTGACAGACAGTGACGAGCATGATGAAGAAGGGCATATCGTGGAAGACGCGGAGACGAGGATGAAAATGCTGGACAAGCGGCTGTTCAAAAAACTTCCTCTCATCAGGCAGGAGATTGAGCCGCCTTTTTTTTACGGTAATGAAGGACCGGAAATTGTGATCGCCGGATGGGGTTCCACATACGGCGTGATGAAAGAGGCGGTTAATATGTTTTCGAATGAAAAAAATATTGCCATGCTTCACTTCAGTGAAATTTATCCATTCCCTTCAACAGACAAACTTGATTATCTGCGCATTCTCAACAACGCAAAGATTACCATCTGTATTGAAAACAATGCGACGGGACAGTTCGCAAGATTAATGAGGGCAGAAACAGGATATGACTTCAAGCAGAGGATTAATAAATATGACGGAAGGCCCTTTACAGCAGATGAATTACTAAGAGAAATCAATTCCAGCCTATCACAGACGTAA
- a CDS encoding 2-oxoacid:ferredoxin oxidoreductase subunit beta yields MPTLQDYRGRHPAWCPGCGNFSILKSFKDAMIELNIEPHQFTIVSGIGQAGKFPHYVRCNTFNGLHGRTLPVATGIKLANHEMLVMAVAGDGDCYGEGGNHLMHAIRRNINVKLFVHDNQIYGLTKGQASPTSMEGMKTKNQPFGVFSEQLNPMALAVALDCSFAARGFAGDMKHLTSLIKEAVNHKGFSLVDILQPCVTFNKINTFDWYKQRVYNIEPEYNPEDRIAAFQKALEWGDRIPVGIIYRNNRQVLEERVPAIKDNPLVRQSFEMSKIESTLKEFY; encoded by the coding sequence ATGCCGACATTACAGGATTACAGGGGGAGGCATCCGGCGTGGTGTCCGGGGTGCGGTAATTTCAGTATCCTCAAATCATTCAAGGACGCGATGATCGAACTGAACATCGAACCCCATCAGTTTACCATCGTATCGGGAATAGGGCAGGCCGGGAAATTTCCGCATTACGTGAGATGCAATACGTTCAACGGCCTCCACGGCAGGACGCTCCCGGTCGCAACGGGGATAAAGCTCGCAAATCACGAAATGCTTGTGATGGCGGTCGCGGGAGACGGCGACTGCTACGGTGAAGGCGGCAACCATCTTATGCACGCTATCAGGAGAAACATAAACGTAAAACTCTTTGTCCATGACAACCAGATCTACGGGCTGACAAAAGGACAGGCGTCTCCGACAAGCATGGAAGGGATGAAGACGAAGAACCAGCCCTTCGGGGTTTTTTCCGAACAGCTAAATCCAATGGCGCTCGCTGTCGCTCTCGATTGCAGCTTCGCGGCAAGAGGGTTTGCAGGTGATATGAAACATCTGACCTCACTGATAAAAGAGGCGGTCAATCACAAAGGCTTCAGCCTTGTAGACATTCTCCAGCCTTGCGTCACATTCAACAAGATCAATACATTTGACTGGTACAAGCAGAGAGTTTATAACATAGAGCCCGAATACAATCCGGAAGACAGGATTGCGGCATTTCAAAAAGCGCTCGAATGGGGAGACCGCATCCCGGTTGGAATAATTTACAGAAACAACCGGCAGGTTTTAGAAGAAAGGGTCCCGGCTATCAAAGATAATCCTCTCGTGAGACAATCATTTGAAATGTCTAAAATAGAGAGTACTTTAAAAGAATTTTATTAA
- a CDS encoding pentapeptide repeat-containing protein — MKSLILISSLLLIFASEVWAEQNELEESLSYIKEYRQCDHCNFTGANFKDFDFNGAFIDYSVFDNTIMEGAIMLKCHIDGGSFNNAIMVGANLEEAYIDHGSFRNAKLRNARLVKADLSKIHFDGADLRGANLSFSILKYAFFTGADLTDSKFIGANLEGTYLYDALSLTGADFSKADLSRAALWPTRRRSVASMTNEEKVDKGVYCEDLIKRGAIISKLTKCLK, encoded by the coding sequence ATGAAATCATTGATATTGATAAGTTCATTATTATTAATTTTTGCATCTGAGGTTTGGGCAGAGCAAAATGAATTAGAAGAATCGTTAAGTTATATAAAGGAGTATAGGCAGTGTGATCATTGTAATTTTACAGGCGCAAATTTTAAAGATTTCGATTTTAATGGAGCATTTATAGATTATTCGGTGTTTGATAATACAATTATGGAAGGTGCAATAATGCTTAAGTGTCATATAGATGGAGGATCATTTAATAATGCTATCATGGTGGGGGCGAATCTCGAAGAAGCATATATAGATCATGGCTCCTTCAGAAATGCTAAATTAAGAAATGCCCGGTTAGTTAAAGCCGACCTTTCGAAAATTCATTTTGATGGAGCAGATCTCAGGGGAGCCAATCTTTCGTTTTCGATTTTAAAATATGCTTTTTTTACTGGAGCAGACCTTACAGATTCCAAATTTATAGGAGCAAACTTAGAAGGAACTTACTTATATGATGCGTTAAGTCTAACTGGTGCTGATTTCAGTAAGGCAGATTTATCAAGAGCTGCACTTTGGCCAACTCGTCGTAGGTCTGTAGCATCTATGACGAATGAAGAAAAAGTAGATAAGGGAGTTTATTGTGAGGATCTAATTAAGAGAGGCGCAATAATATCTAAGTTGACAAAATGTTTGAAGTAA
- a CDS encoding PAS domain S-box protein, producing the protein MNKASASKVIRTTSLLALILSVMVAVLLPSAYFVLSYQEHAAVLETEAEANAFFITQLINANPSYWRYSQHRLNEALNRFTAKGDNEARSIIDVNNEVLASNDVDVKGPVVTRSHPLFDSGNVVAKIEVSRSLRPVLRNTSLFGLLGVVLGLSGYFIIKIFPLNALSQALKSLYESEEKFRAITATAVDGIITMDNKGLVTYWNSAAERLFGYTPQEALGKELHRYIAPRRYHEEYRNGFDKFRTTGQGFAIGKTIELSALRKDGTEFPIEVSTSGIMVKDEWHAVGLIHDITERKKAEDKLAQLYDEVKSEAEVSRSLFELVEALNTSLEEKELVRNVLDLAPRYLKFNRMSLYFYDDEAGCFAFAGAYGLSPAEKEMVAAKTIRPGDFPAIDTIMKGEGVIIDKAVESILVSGDMIDTFNMNSALLVPISFRGKISGMICGIYTSDQPVDQKDIALLKGLASGLGIALQNSKLYQESNERLVELTNKIETINAMAQLDKEILSSIDKNAILKTATTLTSGLITCDRVAVLLKESDKYGPVAEWGLGKFKDRTYDTETSHFSIIEQGRGPLFIPDISKDSVNCVYHREQIEIGIKSSIIVPLISKGEMLGILDIGSMYSDKLTSDHISTAEKIASQITVALEHAKLYDDLQELLINTTTSLISIIDAKSPWTKGHSERVTKYAVEIAREMGLHEKEVNHVRLCGILHDIGKVGTFDGLLDKPGKLTDEEYELIKKHPGQGADIIAPIKQLNNVIPGVLHHHERYDGKGYPFGLKGEDIPLCASILSVADSFDSMTADRPYRKSPGRDYAISELKRCSGTQYNPKIVEVFLKVLERPAEKDGP; encoded by the coding sequence ATGAACAAAGCGAGCGCCAGCAAGGTCATCAGGACAACAAGCCTCCTGGCCCTGATTTTGTCAGTGATGGTGGCGGTCCTGCTGCCTTCCGCTTATTTTGTTTTAAGCTATCAGGAACATGCCGCAGTGCTTGAGACTGAGGCGGAAGCCAACGCGTTTTTTATCACGCAGTTGATAAACGCAAATCCCTCCTACTGGCGGTACTCGCAGCACAGGCTCAATGAAGCGCTCAACCGCTTTACTGCCAAGGGAGATAACGAGGCCCGAAGTATCATTGACGTTAATAACGAAGTCCTTGCGTCCAACGATGTTGATGTTAAGGGGCCAGTCGTAACACGCTCACATCCGCTTTTTGATTCAGGGAATGTCGTTGCAAAGATCGAGGTCAGCCGGTCTTTGCGCCCGGTCTTGAGGAATACGTCATTGTTCGGACTGCTTGGAGTTGTCCTTGGACTGTCGGGATATTTCATTATTAAGATATTCCCCCTGAACGCCTTATCTCAGGCGCTGAAGTCACTTTATGAAAGCGAGGAGAAATTCCGCGCGATAACAGCGACTGCGGTTGACGGCATTATTACTATGGACAATAAGGGGCTTGTTACCTACTGGAATTCTGCCGCTGAAAGATTATTCGGATACACACCTCAGGAGGCGCTTGGAAAAGAATTGCACCGGTATATTGCGCCCCGGAGATACCATGAAGAATACAGGAATGGTTTCGATAAGTTCAGGACAACAGGACAAGGTTTTGCAATCGGCAAGACAATTGAATTGAGCGCCTTAAGGAAAGACGGGACGGAATTTCCAATTGAAGTTTCCACCTCGGGAATTATGGTCAAAGATGAATGGCACGCTGTGGGCTTGATCCATGACATTACCGAGCGCAAGAAGGCGGAGGACAAGCTGGCGCAGTTGTATGATGAAGTAAAGAGCGAGGCGGAGGTATCCAGGTCGCTTTTTGAGCTGGTCGAGGCATTAAATACCAGCCTTGAAGAAAAGGAACTTGTCAGAAATGTGCTGGACCTGGCCCCGAGATATCTGAAGTTTAACAGGATGAGCTTATACTTTTATGATGATGAGGCCGGATGCTTTGCATTCGCGGGCGCGTATGGCTTAAGTCCTGCCGAGAAGGAAATGGTAGCGGCAAAAACGATAAGGCCGGGCGACTTTCCCGCGATCGATACTATCATGAAAGGGGAAGGTGTGATCATAGACAAGGCAGTAGAAAGCATTCTTGTCAGCGGAGACATGATTGATACCTTCAACATGAACAGCGCGCTGCTGGTCCCGATTTCTTTCAGAGGGAAGATAAGCGGCATGATATGCGGTATTTATACTTCCGATCAGCCGGTAGATCAGAAGGACATCGCGCTTCTCAAGGGCCTTGCAAGCGGGCTGGGCATTGCGCTTCAGAACAGCAAACTCTACCAGGAATCTAATGAAAGGCTTGTGGAATTAACAAACAAGATAGAAACAATAAACGCAATGGCACAGCTTGACAAGGAGATACTGTCTTCTATTGATAAAAATGCAATTTTAAAAACAGCCACTACGCTGACGAGCGGATTAATAACGTGTGACAGAGTCGCTGTTCTCCTTAAAGAGAGTGATAAATACGGCCCGGTTGCCGAATGGGGGCTGGGTAAATTCAAAGACAGGACTTATGATACGGAGACCTCTCATTTCAGTATTATTGAGCAGGGAAGGGGGCCCCTTTTTATTCCTGACATTTCCAAAGACAGCGTTAATTGTGTTTATCATAGAGAGCAGATTGAGATTGGGATAAAATCATCCATTATAGTCCCTCTTATCAGTAAAGGCGAAATGTTAGGTATTCTGGATATCGGCTCTATGTATTCCGATAAACTTACTTCCGACCATATATCCACAGCCGAAAAGATCGCCTCACAGATAACCGTAGCGCTTGAACATGCAAAGCTTTATGACGACCTCCAGGAGCTGCTTATTAATACAACAACATCACTTATTTCGATCATTGACGCAAAATCTCCATGGACCAAAGGTCATTCTGAAAGGGTCACAAAATACGCGGTGGAGATCGCAAGGGAGATGGGACTGCATGAGAAAGAAGTTAATCACGTCAGGCTGTGCGGCATATTGCATGACATCGGCAAGGTCGGAACATTCGACGGCCTTCTTGACAAACCCGGCAAACTCACTGATGAAGAATATGAACTTATAAAGAAACACCCGGGGCAGGGCGCTGATATAATAGCCCCCATAAAACAGTTAAACAATGTTATCCCCGGCGTTCTCCATCATCATGAAAGATATGACGGGAAAGGCTACCCCTTCGGCCTGAAGGGTGAAGACATACCTCTTTGCGCGAGCATACTTTCAGTCGCTGACTCGTTTGATTCAATGACCGCTGACAGGCCTTACAGAAAATCACCGGGCAGGGACTATGCGATCTCCGAGCTCAAGCGGTGTTCAGGAACTCAATATAATCCGAAAATAGTTGAGGTGTTCCTGAAGGTGCTCGAAAGGCCCGCCGAAAAAGACGGACCATAA
- a CDS encoding type II toxin-antitoxin system HicA family toxin, with protein MKRKDLIKKIEGMGCIFIRHGGNHDWYQNPVTRFSQPVPRHNEINDTLAKHIIKLLSKENS; from the coding sequence GTGAAGAGAAAAGATTTAATCAAAAAGATAGAGGGGATGGGTTGTATATTCATCAGACATGGTGGGAATCACGATTGGTATCAGAATCCTGTGACCAGGTTTTCACAGCCAGTTCCACGGCACAACGAAATAAACGATACTCTTGCTAAACATATTATAAAGCTTCTTTCAAAAGAGAACTCCTGA